A genomic segment from Peribacillus sp. ACCC06369 encodes:
- a CDS encoding ABC transporter ATP-binding protein: MIEIKQVSKLYEGKEAIKDVTLVIQKGSIFGLLGSNGAGKTTLLKMLSGNLIQDAGEVLIDRSYVFENRDVKNRCFFLPDTPYFLANYTIMQMAGFYSHIYSDWNQERFNQLQEVFPIPFQYKIHKLSKGMQRQVAFWLALSTMPEVLILDEPFDGLDPVMRKNVKQLLIQDVSERDMTILISSHNLREIEDLADHVGILHNGELVIHKDLDDLKADVHKVQIAFKHKIPHGLYHGIQILNKERRGSVIVCIVKGKESKIKSHFNQFQPEIFDILPLTLEEIFIYEMGDIGYVIQNNLV, from the coding sequence ATGATTGAAATAAAACAGGTGAGTAAGTTATATGAAGGAAAAGAAGCAATCAAGGACGTCACCTTGGTCATACAAAAAGGCTCCATATTCGGGTTGTTAGGTTCCAATGGGGCGGGGAAAACGACTCTATTAAAAATGCTTTCAGGCAATCTGATACAGGATGCCGGTGAAGTTCTTATTGATCGATCATATGTGTTTGAAAACCGTGATGTGAAAAATCGTTGTTTCTTCCTCCCTGATACACCTTATTTCCTGGCTAACTATACGATCATGCAAATGGCAGGTTTTTATAGCCATATTTATAGTGATTGGAATCAAGAACGTTTCAACCAATTACAGGAGGTATTCCCGATACCCTTCCAATATAAAATACATAAACTATCAAAGGGTATGCAGAGGCAGGTTGCTTTTTGGCTCGCACTCTCGACGATGCCGGAAGTTCTCATCCTCGATGAACCTTTTGATGGGTTAGATCCGGTCATGCGTAAGAATGTGAAACAGTTATTGATTCAGGATGTCTCAGAAAGGGATATGACGATTTTAATATCCTCCCATAATCTGCGGGAAATTGAAGATTTAGCCGATCATGTAGGGATCCTACATAATGGGGAGCTTGTTATCCATAAGGATTTGGACGACTTAAAAGCGGATGTACACAAAGTGCAAATTGCCTTTAAACATAAAATTCCCCACGGTTTATACCACGGAATTCAAATTCTTAACAAGGAACGACGCGGCAGCGTGATCGTTTGCATTGTTAAAGGTAAAGAATCCAAGATTAAATCGCACTTTAATCAATTTCAGCCAGAAATATTCGATATTCTCCCCCTTACCCTAGAGGAGATATTCATTTATGAAATGGGGGATATAGGTTATGTCATCCAGAATAACCTGGTTTAA
- a CDS encoding GntR family transcriptional regulator: MFELDVQSGKPIYEQLMDKFKELMINEVLQEHNQLPSIRILNQELTVNPNTIQNAYKQLEADGYIYTLPGKGNFVAPPKSLKNSLKVEKIRHELAKVLAEALYIGIEKHEIYRLVKEISPLAKGGDS; encoded by the coding sequence ATGTTTGAGTTGGATGTACAAAGTGGAAAGCCGATATATGAGCAATTGATGGATAAGTTTAAGGAACTAATGATCAATGAAGTTTTACAGGAACATAATCAGCTCCCATCCATTCGAATATTGAATCAGGAATTGACGGTCAATCCAAATACAATCCAAAATGCATACAAGCAGCTTGAAGCTGACGGTTATATATATACTTTACCAGGCAAAGGGAATTTCGTGGCACCTCCTAAATCTTTGAAAAATTCATTAAAAGTAGAAAAGATCAGACACGAGCTTGCAAAGGTTCTCGCTGAAGCTCTGTATATCGGAATCGAAAAACATGAAATTTATAGATTAGTAAAAGAAATCAGTCCATTGGCAAAGGGGGGAGATTCATGA
- a CDS encoding MFS transporter — translation MELQVKPKSKKWKGNFGLYFSLPILSWAFYDFANTIFSSNINTIFFPFFLQEQIGENAVLDQIASTFISYANAIASLFLVLFSPLFGVMIDRTGKMKKYIMIFTLISVASTFLMGVFGGVSFDGKFLGIPISLVIVILLFVIAKFFYHSSLVFYDTMMSDLGTKQQLPLISGFGVAVGYLGTLVGLSIYPFISKGSSHEAFMPTAILFLVFSLPLFFFLKETPKQQKAKQPFLSGYKEIKATFKEMQSYRLVFTFMIAYFFLNDAIATTIGMMAVYAKTVVGFSSSGFILLYLVSTVSSIAGSFLFGYITQSKGPRLAVTYVGILLLVALFIAVFAQTALWFWVAGSMFGISLGSMWVTSRTYIIELTPEEKRGQFFGLFAFSGKVSSIIGPLLYGTITLVFHDLGTLASRMALGSLIIMAVIGLGFLLKMKGLEEVK, via the coding sequence ATGGAATTGCAGGTGAAACCGAAGTCTAAAAAATGGAAGGGTAATTTTGGTTTATATTTTTCCTTGCCCATTCTCTCATGGGCTTTTTACGATTTTGCCAATACGATTTTTTCCTCTAATATCAATACGATTTTCTTTCCATTCTTCCTCCAGGAACAGATTGGGGAAAATGCTGTTCTTGATCAGATTGCCAGTACCTTCATCTCGTACGCAAATGCGATTGCCAGTTTGTTTCTTGTTTTGTTTTCCCCGCTGTTCGGGGTCATGATTGATCGAACGGGAAAAATGAAAAAATACATTATGATATTCACGCTCATATCTGTTGCAAGTACATTTTTAATGGGGGTGTTTGGGGGGGTATCATTCGATGGAAAGTTTCTGGGGATTCCAATTTCCTTAGTGATCGTCATTCTTTTATTTGTGATAGCTAAGTTTTTCTATCATTCAAGTCTTGTTTTCTATGATACGATGATGAGTGATTTAGGTACGAAACAGCAATTGCCGCTTATATCAGGATTTGGAGTGGCCGTAGGATACCTTGGAACGTTGGTGGGACTGTCAATCTATCCTTTCATAAGTAAAGGTAGTTCACATGAAGCCTTTATGCCCACGGCCATTTTATTTCTGGTTTTTTCCCTTCCCTTATTCTTTTTTTTAAAAGAGACTCCAAAACAGCAAAAAGCCAAACAACCTTTTTTATCTGGTTATAAGGAAATTAAAGCAACATTTAAAGAGATGCAATCCTATCGATTGGTTTTTACATTCATGATTGCTTATTTCTTTTTAAACGATGCAATTGCGACCACTATTGGCATGATGGCCGTATATGCCAAGACTGTTGTCGGATTTTCCTCAAGCGGTTTCATTTTGCTTTACTTGGTATCTACAGTATCGAGTATTGCCGGTTCGTTTCTGTTTGGATACATCACTCAGTCGAAGGGACCGCGGCTAGCTGTGACATATGTGGGAATTCTGCTCTTGGTCGCTTTATTTATAGCGGTCTTCGCACAAACCGCTCTTTGGTTCTGGGTTGCAGGGAGTATGTTCGGCATTTCGCTGGGTTCGATGTGGGTGACATCACGGACATATATCATTGAATTGACCCCGGAGGAGAAGAGGGGACAATTTTTTGGACTATTTGCATTCTCTGGAAAAGTCTCTTCAATAATCGGTCCGCTTTTATATGGAACGATTACGTTGGTTTTCCATGATCTCGGTACATTGGCGAGCCGGATGGCATTAGGGTCACTGATTATCATGGCCGTAATAGGTCTGGGTTTTCTTTTGAAAATGAAGGGTTTGGAAGAAGTGAAATAA
- a CDS encoding cold-shock protein → MTVTGKVKWFNSDKGFGFIEVPNEEDVFVHFSAIQGEGFKSLDEGQEVEFEIEEGNRGPQAKNVVKL, encoded by the coding sequence ATGACAGTAACAGGTAAAGTAAAATGGTTCAATAGCGACAAAGGATTTGGATTCATCGAGGTACCAAACGAAGAGGATGTATTCGTACATTTTTCCGCCATTCAAGGAGAGGGGTTCAAAAGCCTTGATGAAGGTCAAGAGGTTGAATTTGAGATTGAAGAAGGAAACCGCGGACCTCAAGCTAAAAACGTCGTAAAACTCTAA
- a CDS encoding DUF6449 domain-containing protein: protein MSSRITWFNKELIVYIFRSTGWIGFLYFVGLIFALPLEMLTIILNENNKYVEFENLFSSQQMIQFVLVIVIPVLLAIFLFRFLQMKQASDFIHSLPITRRNIYFHMIGTGIGFIGLPILFTGSIMILFHSAIDIERLYTISDIWSWMGITFILEVLIFSVAVLIGMVTGLSALQGLLTYIILVLPVGLFILFAANLKFLVAGFSSDYYLSANMNGISPLLAATEMEKITLFSVDTLIYSILTVLFLFCSLFLYERRKLEHVSQAFVFPKIKPLFKFGLTICMMLFTGLYFSETTGKPGWIFFGYIVGSLLGFYLGEIVLQKTWRIRVNLKGYVAFMVVIIILALILKIDPIQYKGKVPDEKMISQIYIGNSPIFFEDGTSDNASTYLKEKENIDAIRLLHQQIIEKGKNVSVGELNDGQSVFLIYELKNGKRLAREYYLQNYDSYLPLLAKIHESSEYKKTVNELLNVSAKDVSKIRITASGQVDKSVTITDGHQLEAAVRALSEDLNNQSFAQMITSFGDYASIDIHLNNNKIIYMKWDSSYTQFSKWMENTGQAEEARLMADDISYILVAKTNPEIYNSNSESELAQQIEQQQNRLKINTVSEIETAIDNAQIGWGGEYSAAFYYKDSRDVDIKSFSGEHIPGFILDHFNE, encoded by the coding sequence ATGTCATCCAGAATAACCTGGTTTAATAAAGAACTGATTGTCTATATTTTCAGAAGCACTGGCTGGATTGGTTTCCTATATTTCGTCGGCCTCATATTTGCACTGCCTCTGGAAATGTTAACGATTATTTTGAATGAGAATAATAAATATGTGGAATTCGAAAACCTTTTTTCCAGTCAGCAGATGATTCAATTTGTTTTGGTCATCGTCATTCCAGTATTACTTGCCATCTTCCTGTTTCGGTTTTTACAGATGAAACAAGCTTCAGATTTTATTCATAGTTTACCGATTACTAGACGCAACATCTATTTTCATATGATAGGGACGGGGATAGGCTTCATTGGTTTGCCTATTTTATTTACAGGTTCAATAATGATATTATTCCACTCGGCAATAGATATAGAAAGGCTTTATACGATCTCGGATATTTGGTCCTGGATGGGGATTACTTTTATTTTGGAAGTTTTGATCTTTTCTGTTGCCGTTTTAATTGGAATGGTGACAGGATTATCAGCCTTGCAAGGTCTGCTCACCTATATTATTCTTGTTTTGCCGGTGGGGTTGTTTATATTGTTTGCAGCCAATCTGAAGTTTTTGGTAGCTGGATTTTCTTCAGATTATTATCTAAGTGCCAATATGAATGGCATTTCACCCTTATTAGCTGCAACGGAGATGGAGAAAATCACCCTTTTCTCGGTTGATACATTAATCTACAGTATTTTGACCGTTCTTTTTCTGTTTTGTTCTCTTTTTCTCTATGAGAGGAGAAAGCTGGAACATGTATCGCAGGCATTCGTTTTTCCGAAGATTAAGCCATTATTTAAATTCGGCCTGACAATATGCATGATGTTGTTTACAGGGCTTTATTTTAGCGAAACGACAGGAAAACCTGGGTGGATTTTCTTCGGTTATATCGTCGGTTCTTTGCTTGGATTTTATTTAGGGGAAATCGTCCTGCAAAAGACTTGGCGGATACGGGTCAACCTGAAAGGTTATGTAGCATTTATGGTGGTTATTATTATACTGGCCCTCATTTTAAAAATAGACCCCATTCAGTATAAGGGCAAGGTACCTGATGAAAAGATGATTAGCCAAATATATATTGGCAATTCACCCATATTTTTTGAGGATGGTACGTCAGATAACGCATCCACTTATCTTAAAGAGAAGGAAAATATAGACGCAATCAGGTTATTGCATCAGCAAATTATCGAAAAGGGAAAAAATGTTTCCGTTGGTGAATTGAATGACGGACAATCCGTATTTCTGATATATGAACTCAAGAATGGAAAACGGTTAGCAAGAGAGTATTATTTGCAAAACTACGACTCTTACCTGCCGCTATTGGCGAAAATTCATGAGTCGAGTGAATATAAAAAAACGGTTAATGAGTTATTGAATGTTTCCGCCAAAGACGTTTCTAAAATCAGGATAACGGCGAGCGGACAAGTGGACAAATCCGTAACGATCACGGATGGTCACCAGCTGGAAGCAGCCGTGCGGGCACTGTCTGAGGACCTGAATAATCAGTCGTTCGCCCAAATGATAACTTCTTTTGGTGATTATGCCTCCATTGACATTCATTTGAATAATAACAAAATCATTTATATGAAATGGGACTCTTCTTATACTCAGTTTTCAAAATGGATGGAAAATACCGGGCAAGCAGAAGAAGCGCGGTTAATGGCTGATGATATCTCATATATTTTGGTTGCGAAGACCAATCCGGAAATTTATAATTCGAATTCAGAGAGTGAACTTGCACAACAGATTGAACAGCAGCAAAACCGCTTGAAAATTAACACGGTTTCGGAAATCGAAACGGCTATTGATAATGCCCAAATCGGTTGGGGTGGAGAGTATTCAGCTGCCTTTTATTATAAAGATAGCAGGGATGTGGACATCAAGAGTTTTTCTGGCGAACATATACCCGGCTTCATTTTGGATCATTTTAATGAATGA
- a CDS encoding organic hydroperoxide resistance protein, protein MKPLYTAAVTVHGGREGHVKSEDGILDFDVRSPKELGGSGERATNPEQLFAAGYAACFDSALNLVLQKEKKKVDTSVTANVTIGKDEEDGGFKLAVRLDVSIPDLSREEAEDFAKKAHMTCPYSKATRGNVDVTLILV, encoded by the coding sequence TTGAAACCATTATATACAGCAGCAGTTACCGTACACGGTGGTCGTGAAGGACATGTAAAGTCAGAGGACGGAATTTTGGATTTCGATGTGAGGTCACCGAAGGAATTAGGTGGTTCGGGTGAGCGCGCTACAAACCCTGAACAGTTATTTGCAGCCGGTTATGCGGCTTGTTTTGACAGTGCCTTGAATCTTGTTCTGCAAAAAGAAAAGAAAAAAGTCGATACATCCGTGACAGCAAATGTCACGATCGGTAAAGATGAGGAAGACGGCGGCTTTAAATTGGCTGTAAGGTTGGATGTTTCGATTCCTGACCTAAGCAGGGAAGAAGCCGAAGACTTTGCCAAAAAAGCTCACATGACCTGCCCCTATTCAAAAGCAACTCGCGGGAATGTCGACGTCACCTTGATTTTGGTATAA
- the cphA gene encoding cyanophycin synthetase, whose amino-acid sequence MIINRVRYLKGPNYFAYTPTICIELDIGELEQKPSDSIPGFNEKLLKALPNLGSHSCSKGYRGGFAERLRKGTWMGHILEHMTIELQNLAGIEAIRGKTIMMEKKGFYYVTFDYQEPHSGLQAFLAAKDIVEAILNGEKLINVQSYVKQIEQLYYRNKLGPSTEAIFKAAQAKNIPVERMGDESLLRLGTGSRQKYVQATISSQTSNIAVENSCDKSMTKLILRGCGLPIPEGEVAHSIEDIFTSADKLGFPLVIKPYNGRQGQGVITHIKNKDELFNVINCLESHVEKYIVERHIEGHDYRLLIVNGELIAASLRLPPYIIGNGKETIRNLIEKENRHALRGEGHEKPMSRIPLTHTVTCYLEKSNRTLNTIPNQGELVQVVGNANLSTGGKAIDVTDQVHPSIRNMAVAAAKAIGLDIAGIDFICEDISKPIEHSRTAIIEVNAAPGIRMHHYPSEGEKRDVGKAIVDYLFPTREEAAIPIIAVTGTNGKTTTTRLVHYFLTNEKTKVGMTNSDGVYIGDEVLDQGDCSGPVSARMVLGHPEVDVAVLETARGGILREGLAFRKCDVGIITNVSEDHLGRDGIDTLDDLIKLKRLVAEVVLKTGYCVLNADDPNVAAMNAYTDGEVIYTSTDATQPHVKAAINGGCKVWYVNEQGMICHSSDGVIHQFMDCSMIPITINGMARHNIANLLQALAAAETQGISMEELRRKAVTFMPDTNLSKGRFNLKKLKERTIIIDYAHNEAGLKAIFETVSAYNKNRLITVLAGPGDRIDEELIRLSKMAAMNSDLFIIKEDEDLRGREPFEVAGLLQEAAVEAGLHKDRTFIEPNELDAFVKAWEASQPGDLLLFFYTDFEYVERFFEKVSTNPLPKK is encoded by the coding sequence ATGATAATCAATCGAGTCCGTTATTTAAAAGGACCTAATTATTTTGCTTATACACCGACGATTTGCATTGAATTGGATATAGGGGAACTGGAACAGAAACCATCTGATTCAATACCTGGATTCAATGAAAAATTGTTAAAGGCGCTCCCGAACTTGGGAAGCCATTCATGTTCAAAAGGGTATCGAGGCGGTTTCGCCGAAAGGCTGAGAAAAGGAACATGGATGGGACATATATTGGAGCATATGACGATTGAACTTCAAAACTTGGCCGGCATCGAAGCCATTCGTGGAAAAACGATAATGATGGAAAAGAAGGGTTTTTATTATGTTACCTTTGACTATCAGGAGCCTCACTCGGGTCTTCAAGCTTTTTTAGCAGCGAAAGATATCGTGGAAGCCATCCTGAATGGTGAAAAACTTATAAATGTACAATCTTATGTAAAACAAATAGAGCAGTTATATTATAGAAATAAACTGGGGCCAAGTACCGAAGCCATTTTTAAGGCTGCACAAGCAAAAAATATCCCTGTCGAGCGAATGGGTGATGAAAGTTTACTACGTTTAGGAACGGGTTCAAGGCAGAAGTATGTCCAGGCGACAATTTCTAGCCAGACATCGAATATTGCAGTTGAGAATTCATGTGATAAATCAATGACCAAATTAATATTAAGAGGGTGTGGCCTTCCTATACCTGAAGGTGAAGTTGCCCATTCCATTGAAGATATCTTTACCTCGGCGGACAAGCTGGGTTTCCCATTGGTCATAAAACCGTATAATGGGAGACAAGGGCAGGGTGTCATCACCCATATCAAAAATAAGGATGAACTATTCAATGTCATCAATTGTTTGGAGTCGCATGTGGAGAAGTACATTGTCGAACGGCATATTGAAGGACATGATTATCGGTTACTGATAGTCAATGGAGAACTTATAGCCGCTAGTTTGAGGCTTCCTCCCTATATTATTGGAAACGGTAAGGAAACAATACGCAATTTGATAGAAAAGGAAAATCGTCATGCATTGCGGGGGGAAGGTCATGAAAAGCCGATGTCAAGAATTCCGCTTACACATACCGTTACGTGTTACTTGGAAAAATCGAACCGGACGCTGAATACCATTCCGAACCAAGGGGAATTGGTTCAAGTTGTCGGCAATGCAAATCTTTCGACTGGTGGAAAGGCAATCGATGTAACGGACCAGGTCCATCCAAGCATTAGGAATATGGCGGTTGCTGCCGCGAAAGCGATTGGTTTGGATATAGCCGGAATAGATTTTATCTGTGAGGATATATCAAAACCGATCGAACATTCACGGACTGCAATTATTGAAGTGAATGCTGCACCGGGAATTCGAATGCATCATTATCCGAGTGAAGGGGAAAAAAGGGATGTAGGCAAAGCCATTGTCGATTATTTATTTCCGACTCGGGAAGAGGCAGCTATACCGATCATCGCAGTGACCGGAACAAATGGAAAGACGACAACCACCCGATTGGTTCATTATTTTCTTACTAATGAAAAAACTAAGGTAGGTATGACGAATTCTGATGGAGTATATATCGGCGATGAGGTATTGGATCAAGGTGACTGCAGTGGCCCGGTCAGTGCAAGAATGGTGTTGGGCCATCCTGAAGTTGATGTAGCCGTTTTGGAAACGGCCCGGGGAGGCATTCTGCGTGAAGGTCTGGCTTTTCGTAAATGTGATGTGGGGATCATTACTAATGTGAGTGAAGATCACCTTGGCCGTGATGGAATCGATACATTGGATGATCTGATAAAATTAAAGAGGCTGGTAGCAGAAGTTGTACTGAAAACAGGCTATTGTGTACTGAATGCAGATGATCCGAATGTAGCTGCCATGAACGCTTATACAGATGGGGAGGTCATTTATACCTCTACAGATGCCACCCAGCCTCACGTGAAGGCAGCGATAAATGGTGGTTGTAAAGTTTGGTACGTCAATGAACAAGGCATGATCTGTCATTCCTCTGATGGTGTCATCCATCAATTTATGGATTGCTCCATGATACCAATAACGATTAACGGCATGGCACGTCATAATATCGCCAACTTACTTCAGGCGTTAGCCGCAGCCGAAACACAAGGGATCTCCATGGAAGAACTAAGGAGAAAGGCTGTCACATTTATGCCTGATACCAATTTGTCTAAAGGGCGTTTCAATTTAAAAAAGTTGAAAGAGCGAACGATCATCATCGACTATGCCCATAATGAAGCAGGATTAAAGGCCATATTCGAAACGGTCAGTGCCTATAATAAAAATCGTCTAATTACTGTTTTGGCCGGACCGGGGGACCGTATTGATGAAGAGCTTATCAGGCTCTCCAAAATGGCGGCCATGAATTCTGATTTGTTCATCATTAAAGAAGACGAAGATTTGCGGGGAAGGGAGCCTTTCGAAGTAGCCGGGCTGCTTCAGGAAGCTGCCGTAGAAGCAGGGTTACATAAAGATCGAACATTCATCGAACCTAATGAATTGGATGCATTCGTAAAAGCCTGGGAAGCATCACAACCGGGTGACCTATTATTGTTCTTTTACACGGATTTCGAATATGTAGAGCGGTTTTTCGAAAAGGTTTCAACAAATCCATTGCCAAAGAAATAA
- a CDS encoding glycerophosphodiester phosphodiesterase family protein has product MIAFFLIFLVTILVLFVLYSKRTKSDFPESFIKQHSPLKIGHRGASGYCPENTMASYIKAIELGADFLEVDIHLSKDEVLVVHHDPTLDRTTSGKGNLRDYTAAELKELDAGSWYHTRYKNERIPLLSEVLENFGSEVGILIEIKHPSSYPGIEKKLAEELGKFQEYSTGNNRIMVHSFDMESMKRFHQLMPDIQVGVLIKRRINDQKLKEIAEFASFLNPKQTILNTKLQMRIQEHGMKVYTWTVNNKKQMRMFEKMKLDGIISDFPDYFLD; this is encoded by the coding sequence GTGATCGCATTTTTTCTTATTTTCTTGGTAACCATCCTTGTCTTGTTCGTTCTCTACTCTAAAAGAACAAAGAGTGATTTCCCTGAAAGCTTCATAAAGCAGCATTCCCCCCTTAAAATTGGACATCGCGGTGCATCTGGATATTGCCCCGAGAATACAATGGCATCTTATATCAAAGCAATTGAATTGGGAGCTGATTTCCTGGAAGTGGATATCCATCTTAGTAAAGATGAAGTACTTGTGGTTCATCATGATCCCACCCTGGATCGAACCACAAGCGGCAAAGGGAACCTCCGTGATTACACGGCTGCCGAATTAAAGGAATTGGATGCAGGAAGCTGGTATCATACTCGGTATAAAAACGAAAGGATTCCTTTACTAAGTGAGGTATTGGAGAATTTCGGGTCAGAAGTTGGAATCTTAATCGAAATAAAACATCCATCTTCTTATCCCGGGATTGAAAAGAAACTTGCAGAAGAATTAGGGAAATTCCAAGAATATTCAACAGGTAATAATAGGATAATGGTTCATTCGTTCGATATGGAATCCATGAAAAGGTTTCATCAACTAATGCCGGACATACAAGTGGGCGTTTTGATAAAACGGCGCATTAATGACCAAAAATTAAAAGAGATTGCAGAGTTTGCATCATTTTTGAATCCAAAGCAAACGATTTTAAATACGAAGCTGCAAATGCGAATCCAAGAGCACGGGATGAAAGTATATACATGGACTGTCAACAATAAAAAACAAATGCGCATGTTTGAAAAGATGAAGTTAGATGGTATCATTTCCGATTTTCCTGATTATTTTTTGGATTGA
- the yidC gene encoding membrane protein insertase YidC: MKKKNMFLFTVLFLATTLLTGCSAATSGPFHTALVNPMTKMLEFNADLFNGNYGLSIIMMTFLIRLVLLPLTAKQYKTQLSMKTKMNGLKPEMTAIQQKIKETKDPAKQKALQQEMMQLYQKHGVNPLNMGCLPLLIQMPILMGFYYAIQGSHEIATHSFLWYSLGQPNIAMAIIAGVIYYFQSVISMRQMPEEQQKQMKLMSLLSPVMILFISFSAPAALPLYWSIGGLFMIVQSIVLQKVYKKDHANVPTVTETVMKKS, from the coding sequence TTGAAGAAGAAAAACATGTTTCTATTTACCGTCCTATTTCTAGCAACGACCCTTTTGACAGGGTGCTCTGCAGCAACGAGCGGCCCATTTCATACTGCATTGGTTAACCCCATGACAAAAATGCTTGAATTTAATGCTGATTTATTTAATGGTAACTATGGTTTAAGCATCATCATGATGACATTTTTAATCCGTCTAGTTTTGCTTCCGCTGACTGCCAAGCAATATAAAACACAGCTCAGCATGAAAACGAAGATGAATGGGCTGAAACCGGAAATGACAGCAATCCAGCAGAAAATTAAAGAGACGAAAGATCCAGCTAAACAAAAGGCCCTTCAACAGGAAATGATGCAGCTTTACCAAAAACACGGAGTCAATCCTCTAAATATGGGATGCCTGCCGCTTTTGATTCAAATGCCGATTCTAATGGGTTTTTATTATGCGATTCAAGGTTCCCATGAAATCGCGACCCATAGTTTCCTTTGGTACAGCCTTGGCCAGCCGAATATTGCCATGGCGATTATCGCTGGCGTCATTTATTACTTCCAATCGGTCATTTCCATGAGACAAATGCCGGAAGAACAGCAGAAGCAAATGAAGCTGATGAGCCTGCTCTCACCAGTAATGATTTTATTCATTTCTTTCTCCGCTCCTGCTGCATTGCCACTGTATTGGTCAATCGGAGGTTTATTCATGATTGTTCAATCCATCGTGCTTCAAAAAGTATATAAAAAAGACCATGCCAATGTCCCTACTGTGACTGAAACGGTTATGAAAAAAAGCTAA
- a CDS encoding cyanophycinase, whose product MNCGELLIIGGAEDKCLEGEVLNKFVQLAIRSDGGIGILPTASEIPEEVSTEYIKIFRDLGVDRVEVIKLDSRQDADDPAICEQLTSFSAIFISGGNQSRLSELIGKSKFHNALSKAWHNGMVIAGTSAGASILGKHMIVAADTMLNDNKLKVEIGMGFGFLDGLIIDQHFSQRGRFDRLLSAIAGNKEIMGIGIDENTAILVKDGHFEVLGQHQVLVLDGSNSDYINITSSDNGSEELTLSGFNLHALTRGYRFDLLTRKLLMKKGIQQ is encoded by the coding sequence ATGAATTGTGGTGAATTACTTATCATTGGCGGGGCAGAGGATAAATGCCTTGAAGGTGAAGTATTAAATAAATTTGTCCAGCTTGCAATCCGTTCAGATGGCGGAATAGGAATATTGCCTACAGCGAGTGAAATTCCTGAAGAAGTGAGTACGGAGTATATCAAGATTTTCAGAGATTTAGGCGTGGACAGGGTGGAAGTGATCAAGCTGGATTCAAGGCAGGATGCAGACGATCCGGCGATTTGTGAACAGCTGACCTCTTTTTCTGCCATCTTCATTTCTGGAGGAAACCAAAGCCGATTGTCTGAGTTGATTGGAAAATCCAAATTCCACAATGCCCTTTCTAAAGCCTGGCATAATGGAATGGTGATAGCAGGGACAAGTGCTGGAGCTTCCATTTTAGGTAAGCATATGATCGTTGCTGCCGACACGATGCTGAATGATAATAAGTTAAAGGTTGAGATCGGGATGGGTTTCGGCTTCCTTGACGGCCTGATAATTGATCAACACTTTTCCCAGCGTGGCCGCTTTGACCGACTGTTAAGTGCGATAGCAGGGAATAAAGAAATTATGGGTATTGGAATTGATGAAAATACAGCAATTTTAGTCAAAGACGGTCATTTTGAAGTCTTAGGCCAACATCAAGTATTGGTTCTTGATGGCAGCAATAGTGATTATATCAATATCACATCTTCTGATAATGGTAGTGAAGAGTTGACTCTTTCGGGATTTAACCTTCATGCACTAACCAGGGGATACCGTTTTGACCTGCTTACCAGGAAATTGTTGATGAAAAAGGGGATCCAACAATGA